A region of Osmerus eperlanus unplaced genomic scaffold, fOsmEpe2.1 SCAFFOLD_44, whole genome shotgun sequence DNA encodes the following proteins:
- the mogat3a gene encoding 2-acylglycerol O-acyltransferase 2-A isoform X4, with protein sequence MKIQFAPLNVPFQRRLQTAAVLQWLFSFLALAQVCLAVFVLLVVSDWWLVAVLYAGWLWLDRDTPSCGGRRSDWMRNWSVWKHFRNYFPISLVKTVDLDPSYNFLFGFHPHGVLVAGAFGNFCTEASGFSSLFPGLRPHLLMLPFWFRVPFFRDYIMGGGLVSSEKASASYLLSRPGGGSVAVLAVGGAPESLEARPGALRLQIRNRKGFIKLALKHGAQLVPVFSFGENELFDQMPNPAGSPLRHLQEWLQGIMGVALPLFHARGVFQYNYGLMPYRQPIHTLAPPSEWSRQQVPAVRTSSVSTPDTCRSSASCLRSTRFTTASLLTSTCCSSRLTHTHTCCSSRLTHTHTPAVHLDSHTHTPAVHLDSHTHTCCSSRHTHTPAVHLDSHTHLLFI encoded by the exons ATGAAGATCCAGTTCGCGCCGCTCAACGTTCCATTCCAGCGGCGCCTGCAAACGGCGGCGGTGTTACAGTGGCTGTTCTCCTTTCTCGCGCTTG CCCaggtgtgtctggctgtgttcgTGCTGCTGGTGGTCAGTGACTGGTGGCTGGTGGCAGTGCTGTATGCTGGTTGGCTGTGGTTGGACCGGGACACGCCCAGCTGCGGGGGTCGGAGGTCAGATTGGATGAGGAACTGGAGCGTCTGGAAGCATTTCAGAAACTACTTCCCTATCTCC CTGGTGAAGACGGTGGACCTGGACCCATCAtataacttcctgtttgggtTCCACCCCCATGGCGTCCTTGTGGCCGGGGCCTTTGGGAACTTCTGCACAGAAGCTTCCGGGTTCTCCTCGCTGTTCCCCGGGCTGCGCCCACACCTGCTCATGCTGCCCTTCTGGTTCAGGGTCCCCTTCTTCAGGGACTACATcatgggtggag ggctggtGTCCAGTGAGAAGGCCAGTGCGTCCTACCTGCTGTCCAGGCCAGGAGGGGGCAGTGTGGCGGTGCTGGCTGTAGGGGGCGCGCCAGAGTCCCTGGAGGCTCGGCCAGGAGCCCTCAGGCTGCAGATACGCAACCGCAAGGGTTTCATCAAGCTGGCCCTGAAGCATGG ggcCCAGCTGGTCCCCGTGTTCTCCTTCGGTGAGAACGAGCTGTTTGACCAGATGCCCAACCCAGCCGGCTCCCCACTGAGACACCTGCAGGAGTGGCTGCAGGGCATCATGGGAGTAGCTCTGCCGCTGTTCCACGCCCGTGGAGTGTTCCAGTACAACTACGGGCTCATGCCATACAGACAGCCCATACACACC TTGGCGCCCCCATCCGAGTGGAGCAGACAGCAAGTCCCAGCTGTGAGGACATCGAGCGTCTCCACTCCAGATACCTGCAGGAGCTCAGCCAGCTGTTTGAGGAGCACAAGATTCACTACAGCATCCCTGCTGACCAGCACCTGCTGTTCAtctagactcacacacacacacacctgctgttc atctagactcacacacacacacacacctgctgttcatctagactcacacacacacacacctgctgttcatctagactcacacacacacacctgctgttcatctagacacacacacacacctgctgttcatctagactcacacacacacctgctgttcatctag
- the mogat3a gene encoding 2-acylglycerol O-acyltransferase 2-A isoform X5, with product MKIQFAPLNVPFQRRLQTAAVLQWLFSFLALAQVCLAVFVLLVVSDWWLVAVLYAGWLWLDRDTPSCGGRRSDWMRNWSVWKHFRNYFPISLVKTVDLDPSYNFLFGFHPHGVLVAGAFGNFCTEASGFSSLFPGLRPHLLMLPFWFRVPFFRDYIMGGGLVSSEKASASYLLSRPGGGSVAVLAVGGAPESLEARPGALRLQIRNRKGFIKLALKHGAQLVPVFSFGENELFDQMPNPAGSPLRHLQEWLQGIMGVALPLFHARGVFQYNYGLMPYRQPIHTLAPPSEWSRQQVPAVRTSSVSTPDTCRSSASCLRSTRFTTASLLTSTCCSSRLTHTHTCCSSRLTHTHTPAVHLDSHTHTPAVHLDSHTHTCCSSRLTHTHTPAVHLDSHTTC from the exons ATGAAGATCCAGTTCGCGCCGCTCAACGTTCCATTCCAGCGGCGCCTGCAAACGGCGGCGGTGTTACAGTGGCTGTTCTCCTTTCTCGCGCTTG CCCaggtgtgtctggctgtgttcgTGCTGCTGGTGGTCAGTGACTGGTGGCTGGTGGCAGTGCTGTATGCTGGTTGGCTGTGGTTGGACCGGGACACGCCCAGCTGCGGGGGTCGGAGGTCAGATTGGATGAGGAACTGGAGCGTCTGGAAGCATTTCAGAAACTACTTCCCTATCTCC CTGGTGAAGACGGTGGACCTGGACCCATCAtataacttcctgtttgggtTCCACCCCCATGGCGTCCTTGTGGCCGGGGCCTTTGGGAACTTCTGCACAGAAGCTTCCGGGTTCTCCTCGCTGTTCCCCGGGCTGCGCCCACACCTGCTCATGCTGCCCTTCTGGTTCAGGGTCCCCTTCTTCAGGGACTACATcatgggtggag ggctggtGTCCAGTGAGAAGGCCAGTGCGTCCTACCTGCTGTCCAGGCCAGGAGGGGGCAGTGTGGCGGTGCTGGCTGTAGGGGGCGCGCCAGAGTCCCTGGAGGCTCGGCCAGGAGCCCTCAGGCTGCAGATACGCAACCGCAAGGGTTTCATCAAGCTGGCCCTGAAGCATGG ggcCCAGCTGGTCCCCGTGTTCTCCTTCGGTGAGAACGAGCTGTTTGACCAGATGCCCAACCCAGCCGGCTCCCCACTGAGACACCTGCAGGAGTGGCTGCAGGGCATCATGGGAGTAGCTCTGCCGCTGTTCCACGCCCGTGGAGTGTTCCAGTACAACTACGGGCTCATGCCATACAGACAGCCCATACACACC TTGGCGCCCCCATCCGAGTGGAGCAGACAGCAAGTCCCAGCTGTGAGGACATCGAGCGTCTCCACTCCAGATACCTGCAGGAGCTCAGCCAGCTGTTTGAGGAGCACAAGATTCACTACAGCATCCCTGCTGACCAGCACCTGCTGTTCAtctagactcacacacacacacacctgctgttc atctagactcacacacacacacacacctgctgttcatctagactcacacacacacacacctgctgttcatctagactcacacacacacac ctgctgttcatctagactcacacacacacacacacctgctgttcatctagactcacacacaacctgct ag
- the mogat3a gene encoding 2-acylglycerol O-acyltransferase 2-A isoform X11 gives MKIQFAPLNVPFQRRLQTAAVLQWLFSFLALAQVCLAVFVLLVVSDWWLVAVLYAGWLWLDRDTPSCGGRRSDWMRNWSVWKHFRNYFPISLVKTVDLDPSYNFLFGFHPHGVLVAGAFGNFCTEASGFSSLFPGLRPHLLMLPFWFRVPFFRDYIMGGGLVSSEKASASYLLSRPGGGSVAVLAVGGAPESLEARPGALRLQIRNRKGFIKLALKHGAQLVPVFSFGENELFDQMPNPAGSPLRHLQEWLQGIMGVALPLFHARGVFQYNYGLMPYRQPIHTLAPPSEWSRQQVPAVRTSSVSTPDTCRSSASCLRSTRFTTASLLTSTCCSSRLTHTHTCCSSRLTHTHTHLLFI, from the exons ATGAAGATCCAGTTCGCGCCGCTCAACGTTCCATTCCAGCGGCGCCTGCAAACGGCGGCGGTGTTACAGTGGCTGTTCTCCTTTCTCGCGCTTG CCCaggtgtgtctggctgtgttcgTGCTGCTGGTGGTCAGTGACTGGTGGCTGGTGGCAGTGCTGTATGCTGGTTGGCTGTGGTTGGACCGGGACACGCCCAGCTGCGGGGGTCGGAGGTCAGATTGGATGAGGAACTGGAGCGTCTGGAAGCATTTCAGAAACTACTTCCCTATCTCC CTGGTGAAGACGGTGGACCTGGACCCATCAtataacttcctgtttgggtTCCACCCCCATGGCGTCCTTGTGGCCGGGGCCTTTGGGAACTTCTGCACAGAAGCTTCCGGGTTCTCCTCGCTGTTCCCCGGGCTGCGCCCACACCTGCTCATGCTGCCCTTCTGGTTCAGGGTCCCCTTCTTCAGGGACTACATcatgggtggag ggctggtGTCCAGTGAGAAGGCCAGTGCGTCCTACCTGCTGTCCAGGCCAGGAGGGGGCAGTGTGGCGGTGCTGGCTGTAGGGGGCGCGCCAGAGTCCCTGGAGGCTCGGCCAGGAGCCCTCAGGCTGCAGATACGCAACCGCAAGGGTTTCATCAAGCTGGCCCTGAAGCATGG ggcCCAGCTGGTCCCCGTGTTCTCCTTCGGTGAGAACGAGCTGTTTGACCAGATGCCCAACCCAGCCGGCTCCCCACTGAGACACCTGCAGGAGTGGCTGCAGGGCATCATGGGAGTAGCTCTGCCGCTGTTCCACGCCCGTGGAGTGTTCCAGTACAACTACGGGCTCATGCCATACAGACAGCCCATACACACC TTGGCGCCCCCATCCGAGTGGAGCAGACAGCAAGTCCCAGCTGTGAGGACATCGAGCGTCTCCACTCCAGATACCTGCAGGAGCTCAGCCAGCTGTTTGAGGAGCACAAGATTCACTACAGCATCCCTGCTGACCAGCACCTGCTGTTCAtctagactcacacacacacacacctgctgttcatctagactcacacacacacacacacac ctgctgttcatctag
- the mogat3a gene encoding 2-acylglycerol O-acyltransferase 2-A isoform X16: MKIQFAPLNVPFQRRLQTAAVLQWLFSFLALAQVCLAVFVLLVVSDWWLVAVLYAGWLWLDRDTPSCGGRRSDWMRNWSVWKHFRNYFPISLVKTVDLDPSYNFLFGFHPHGVLVAGAFGNFCTEASGFSSLFPGLRPHLLMLPFWFRVPFFRDYIMGGGLVSSEKASASYLLSRPGGGSVAVLAVGGAPESLEARPGALRLQIRNRKGFIKLALKHGAQLVPVFSFGENELFDQMPNPAGSPLRHLQEWLQGIMGVALPLFHARGVFQYNYGLMPYRQPIHTVVGAPIRVEQTASPSCEDIERLHSRYLQELSQLFEEHKIHYSIPADQHLLFI; this comes from the exons ATGAAGATCCAGTTCGCGCCGCTCAACGTTCCATTCCAGCGGCGCCTGCAAACGGCGGCGGTGTTACAGTGGCTGTTCTCCTTTCTCGCGCTTG CCCaggtgtgtctggctgtgttcgTGCTGCTGGTGGTCAGTGACTGGTGGCTGGTGGCAGTGCTGTATGCTGGTTGGCTGTGGTTGGACCGGGACACGCCCAGCTGCGGGGGTCGGAGGTCAGATTGGATGAGGAACTGGAGCGTCTGGAAGCATTTCAGAAACTACTTCCCTATCTCC CTGGTGAAGACGGTGGACCTGGACCCATCAtataacttcctgtttgggtTCCACCCCCATGGCGTCCTTGTGGCCGGGGCCTTTGGGAACTTCTGCACAGAAGCTTCCGGGTTCTCCTCGCTGTTCCCCGGGCTGCGCCCACACCTGCTCATGCTGCCCTTCTGGTTCAGGGTCCCCTTCTTCAGGGACTACATcatgggtggag ggctggtGTCCAGTGAGAAGGCCAGTGCGTCCTACCTGCTGTCCAGGCCAGGAGGGGGCAGTGTGGCGGTGCTGGCTGTAGGGGGCGCGCCAGAGTCCCTGGAGGCTCGGCCAGGAGCCCTCAGGCTGCAGATACGCAACCGCAAGGGTTTCATCAAGCTGGCCCTGAAGCATGG ggcCCAGCTGGTCCCCGTGTTCTCCTTCGGTGAGAACGAGCTGTTTGACCAGATGCCCAACCCAGCCGGCTCCCCACTGAGACACCTGCAGGAGTGGCTGCAGGGCATCATGGGAGTAGCTCTGCCGCTGTTCCACGCCCGTGGAGTGTTCCAGTACAACTACGGGCTCATGCCATACAGACAGCCCATACACACCGtgg TTGGCGCCCCCATCCGAGTGGAGCAGACAGCAAGTCCCAGCTGTGAGGACATCGAGCGTCTCCACTCCAGATACCTGCAGGAGCTCAGCCAGCTGTTTGAGGAGCACAAGATTCACTACAGCATCCCTGCTGACCAGCAC ctgctgttcatctag
- the mogat3a gene encoding 2-acylglycerol O-acyltransferase 2-A isoform X13 yields MKIQFAPLNVPFQRRLQTAAVLQWLFSFLALAQVCLAVFVLLVVSDWWLVAVLYAGWLWLDRDTPSCGGRRSDWMRNWSVWKHFRNYFPISLVKTVDLDPSYNFLFGFHPHGVLVAGAFGNFCTEASGFSSLFPGLRPHLLMLPFWFRVPFFRDYIMGGGLVSSEKASASYLLSRPGGGSVAVLAVGGAPESLEARPGALRLQIRNRKGFIKLALKHGAQLVPVFSFGENELFDQMPNPAGSPLRHLQEWLQGIMGVALPLFHARGVFQYNYGLMPYRQPIHTLAPPSEWSRQQVPAVRTSSVSTPDTCRSSASCLRSTRFTTASLLTSTCCSSRLTHTHLLFI; encoded by the exons ATGAAGATCCAGTTCGCGCCGCTCAACGTTCCATTCCAGCGGCGCCTGCAAACGGCGGCGGTGTTACAGTGGCTGTTCTCCTTTCTCGCGCTTG CCCaggtgtgtctggctgtgttcgTGCTGCTGGTGGTCAGTGACTGGTGGCTGGTGGCAGTGCTGTATGCTGGTTGGCTGTGGTTGGACCGGGACACGCCCAGCTGCGGGGGTCGGAGGTCAGATTGGATGAGGAACTGGAGCGTCTGGAAGCATTTCAGAAACTACTTCCCTATCTCC CTGGTGAAGACGGTGGACCTGGACCCATCAtataacttcctgtttgggtTCCACCCCCATGGCGTCCTTGTGGCCGGGGCCTTTGGGAACTTCTGCACAGAAGCTTCCGGGTTCTCCTCGCTGTTCCCCGGGCTGCGCCCACACCTGCTCATGCTGCCCTTCTGGTTCAGGGTCCCCTTCTTCAGGGACTACATcatgggtggag ggctggtGTCCAGTGAGAAGGCCAGTGCGTCCTACCTGCTGTCCAGGCCAGGAGGGGGCAGTGTGGCGGTGCTGGCTGTAGGGGGCGCGCCAGAGTCCCTGGAGGCTCGGCCAGGAGCCCTCAGGCTGCAGATACGCAACCGCAAGGGTTTCATCAAGCTGGCCCTGAAGCATGG ggcCCAGCTGGTCCCCGTGTTCTCCTTCGGTGAGAACGAGCTGTTTGACCAGATGCCCAACCCAGCCGGCTCCCCACTGAGACACCTGCAGGAGTGGCTGCAGGGCATCATGGGAGTAGCTCTGCCGCTGTTCCACGCCCGTGGAGTGTTCCAGTACAACTACGGGCTCATGCCATACAGACAGCCCATACACACC TTGGCGCCCCCATCCGAGTGGAGCAGACAGCAAGTCCCAGCTGTGAGGACATCGAGCGTCTCCACTCCAGATACCTGCAGGAGCTCAGCCAGCTGTTTGAGGAGCACAAGATTCACTACAGCATCCCTGCTGACCAGCAC ctgctgttcatctagactcacacacacacacctgctgttcatctag
- the mogat3a gene encoding 2-acylglycerol O-acyltransferase 2-A isoform X1: MKIQFAPLNVPFQRRLQTAAVLQWLFSFLALAQVCLAVFVLLVVSDWWLVAVLYAGWLWLDRDTPSCGGRRSDWMRNWSVWKHFRNYFPISLVKTVDLDPSYNFLFGFHPHGVLVAGAFGNFCTEASGFSSLFPGLRPHLLMLPFWFRVPFFRDYIMGGGLVSSEKASASYLLSRPGGGSVAVLAVGGAPESLEARPGALRLQIRNRKGFIKLALKHGAQLVPVFSFGENELFDQMPNPAGSPLRHLQEWLQGIMGVALPLFHARGVFQYNYGLMPYRQPIHTLAPPSEWSRQQVPAVRTSSVSTPDTCRSSASCLRSTRFTTASLLTSTCCSSRLTHTHTCCSSRLTHTHTPAVHLDSHTHTPAVHLDSHTHTCCSSRLTHTHTPAVHLDSHTHTPAHTHLLFNLVTHTPAHTLVYGTVLQDNGRIRQRSEVKDRRSG, translated from the exons ATGAAGATCCAGTTCGCGCCGCTCAACGTTCCATTCCAGCGGCGCCTGCAAACGGCGGCGGTGTTACAGTGGCTGTTCTCCTTTCTCGCGCTTG CCCaggtgtgtctggctgtgttcgTGCTGCTGGTGGTCAGTGACTGGTGGCTGGTGGCAGTGCTGTATGCTGGTTGGCTGTGGTTGGACCGGGACACGCCCAGCTGCGGGGGTCGGAGGTCAGATTGGATGAGGAACTGGAGCGTCTGGAAGCATTTCAGAAACTACTTCCCTATCTCC CTGGTGAAGACGGTGGACCTGGACCCATCAtataacttcctgtttgggtTCCACCCCCATGGCGTCCTTGTGGCCGGGGCCTTTGGGAACTTCTGCACAGAAGCTTCCGGGTTCTCCTCGCTGTTCCCCGGGCTGCGCCCACACCTGCTCATGCTGCCCTTCTGGTTCAGGGTCCCCTTCTTCAGGGACTACATcatgggtggag ggctggtGTCCAGTGAGAAGGCCAGTGCGTCCTACCTGCTGTCCAGGCCAGGAGGGGGCAGTGTGGCGGTGCTGGCTGTAGGGGGCGCGCCAGAGTCCCTGGAGGCTCGGCCAGGAGCCCTCAGGCTGCAGATACGCAACCGCAAGGGTTTCATCAAGCTGGCCCTGAAGCATGG ggcCCAGCTGGTCCCCGTGTTCTCCTTCGGTGAGAACGAGCTGTTTGACCAGATGCCCAACCCAGCCGGCTCCCCACTGAGACACCTGCAGGAGTGGCTGCAGGGCATCATGGGAGTAGCTCTGCCGCTGTTCCACGCCCGTGGAGTGTTCCAGTACAACTACGGGCTCATGCCATACAGACAGCCCATACACACC TTGGCGCCCCCATCCGAGTGGAGCAGACAGCAAGTCCCAGCTGTGAGGACATCGAGCGTCTCCACTCCAGATACCTGCAGGAGCTCAGCCAGCTGTTTGAGGAGCACAAGATTCACTACAGCATCCCTGCTGACCAGCACCTGCTGTTCAtctagactcacacacacacacacctgctgttc atctagactcacacacacacacacacctgctgttcatctagactcacacacacacacacctgctgttcatctagactcacacacacacac ctgctgttcatctagactcacacacacacacacac ctgctgttcatctagactcacacacacacactcctgctcacacacacctgctgtttaatttagtcacacacacacctgctcacacactcgTGTATGGTACTGTTCTTCAGGATAATGGGAGGATCaggcagaggtcagaggtgaaggataggaggtcggggtga
- the mogat3a gene encoding 2-acylglycerol O-acyltransferase 2-A isoform X18 gives MKIQFAPLNVPFQRRLQTAAVLQWLFSFLALGLVSSEKASASYLLSRPGGGSVAVLAVGGAPESLEARPGALRLQIRNRKGFIKLALKHGAQLVPVFSFGENELFDQMPNPAGSPLRHLQEWLQGIMGVALPLFHARGVFQYNYGLMPYRQPIHTLAPPSEWSRQQVPAVRTSSVSTPDTCRSSASCLRSTRFTTASLLTSTCCSSRLTHTHTCCSSRLTHTHTPAVHLDSHTHTPAVHLDSHTHTCCSSRLTHTHTPAVHLDSHTHTPAHTHLLFNLVTHTPAHTLVYGTVLQDNGRIRQRSEVKDRRSG, from the exons ATGAAGATCCAGTTCGCGCCGCTCAACGTTCCATTCCAGCGGCGCCTGCAAACGGCGGCGGTGTTACAGTGGCTGTTCTCCTTTCTCGCGCTTG ggctggtGTCCAGTGAGAAGGCCAGTGCGTCCTACCTGCTGTCCAGGCCAGGAGGGGGCAGTGTGGCGGTGCTGGCTGTAGGGGGCGCGCCAGAGTCCCTGGAGGCTCGGCCAGGAGCCCTCAGGCTGCAGATACGCAACCGCAAGGGTTTCATCAAGCTGGCCCTGAAGCATGG ggcCCAGCTGGTCCCCGTGTTCTCCTTCGGTGAGAACGAGCTGTTTGACCAGATGCCCAACCCAGCCGGCTCCCCACTGAGACACCTGCAGGAGTGGCTGCAGGGCATCATGGGAGTAGCTCTGCCGCTGTTCCACGCCCGTGGAGTGTTCCAGTACAACTACGGGCTCATGCCATACAGACAGCCCATACACACC TTGGCGCCCCCATCCGAGTGGAGCAGACAGCAAGTCCCAGCTGTGAGGACATCGAGCGTCTCCACTCCAGATACCTGCAGGAGCTCAGCCAGCTGTTTGAGGAGCACAAGATTCACTACAGCATCCCTGCTGACCAGCACCTGCTGTTCAtctagactcacacacacacacacctgctgttc atctagactcacacacacacacacacctgctgttcatctagactcacacacacacacacctgctgttcatctagactcacacacacacac ctgctgttcatctagactcacacacacacacacac ctgctgttcatctagactcacacacacacactcctgctcacacacacctgctgtttaatttagtcacacacacacctgctcacacactcgTGTATGGTACTGTTCTTCAGGATAATGGGAGGATCaggcagaggtcagaggtgaaggataggaggtcggggtga
- the mogat3a gene encoding 2-acylglycerol O-acyltransferase 2-A isoform X17 produces MKIQFAPLNVPFQRRLQTAAVLQWLFSFLALAQVCLAVFVLLVVSDWWLVAVLYAGWLWLDRDTPSCGGRRSDWMRNWSVWKHFRNYFPISLVKTVDLDPSYNFLFGFHPHGVLVAGAFGNFCTEASGFSSLFPGLRPHLLMLPFWFRVPFFRDYIMGGGLVSSEKASASYLLSRPGGGSVAVLAVGGAPESLEARPGALRLQIRNRKGFIKLALKHGAQLVPVFSFGENELFDQMPNPAGSPLRHLQEWLQGIMGVALPLFHARGVFQYNYGLMPYRQPIHTVVGAPIRVEQTASPSCEDIERLHSRYLQELSQLFEEHKIHYSIPADQHLLFN; encoded by the exons ATGAAGATCCAGTTCGCGCCGCTCAACGTTCCATTCCAGCGGCGCCTGCAAACGGCGGCGGTGTTACAGTGGCTGTTCTCCTTTCTCGCGCTTG CCCaggtgtgtctggctgtgttcgTGCTGCTGGTGGTCAGTGACTGGTGGCTGGTGGCAGTGCTGTATGCTGGTTGGCTGTGGTTGGACCGGGACACGCCCAGCTGCGGGGGTCGGAGGTCAGATTGGATGAGGAACTGGAGCGTCTGGAAGCATTTCAGAAACTACTTCCCTATCTCC CTGGTGAAGACGGTGGACCTGGACCCATCAtataacttcctgtttgggtTCCACCCCCATGGCGTCCTTGTGGCCGGGGCCTTTGGGAACTTCTGCACAGAAGCTTCCGGGTTCTCCTCGCTGTTCCCCGGGCTGCGCCCACACCTGCTCATGCTGCCCTTCTGGTTCAGGGTCCCCTTCTTCAGGGACTACATcatgggtggag ggctggtGTCCAGTGAGAAGGCCAGTGCGTCCTACCTGCTGTCCAGGCCAGGAGGGGGCAGTGTGGCGGTGCTGGCTGTAGGGGGCGCGCCAGAGTCCCTGGAGGCTCGGCCAGGAGCCCTCAGGCTGCAGATACGCAACCGCAAGGGTTTCATCAAGCTGGCCCTGAAGCATGG ggcCCAGCTGGTCCCCGTGTTCTCCTTCGGTGAGAACGAGCTGTTTGACCAGATGCCCAACCCAGCCGGCTCCCCACTGAGACACCTGCAGGAGTGGCTGCAGGGCATCATGGGAGTAGCTCTGCCGCTGTTCCACGCCCGTGGAGTGTTCCAGTACAACTACGGGCTCATGCCATACAGACAGCCCATACACACCGtgg TTGGCGCCCCCATCCGAGTGGAGCAGACAGCAAGTCCCAGCTGTGAGGACATCGAGCGTCTCCACTCCAGATACCTGCAGGAGCTCAGCCAGCTGTTTGAGGAGCACAAGATTCACTACAGCATCCCTGCTGACCAGCAC ctgctgttcaactag
- the mogat3a gene encoding 2-acylglycerol O-acyltransferase 2-A isoform X10, whose translation MKIQFAPLNVPFQRRLQTAAVLQWLFSFLALAQVCLAVFVLLVVSDWWLVAVLYAGWLWLDRDTPSCGGRRSDWMRNWSVWKHFRNYFPISLVKTVDLDPSYNFLFGFHPHGVLVAGAFGNFCTEASGFSSLFPGLRPHLLMLPFWFRVPFFRDYIMGGGLVSSEKASASYLLSRPGGGSVAVLAVGGAPESLEARPGALRLQIRNRKGFIKLALKHGAQLVPVFSFGENELFDQMPNPAGSPLRHLQEWLQGIMGVALPLFHARGVFQYNYGLMPYRQPIHTLAPPSEWSRQQVPAVRTSSVSTPDTCRSSASCLRSTRFTTASLLTSTCCSSRLTHTHTCCSSRLTHTHTCCSSRLTHTHLLFI comes from the exons ATGAAGATCCAGTTCGCGCCGCTCAACGTTCCATTCCAGCGGCGCCTGCAAACGGCGGCGGTGTTACAGTGGCTGTTCTCCTTTCTCGCGCTTG CCCaggtgtgtctggctgtgttcgTGCTGCTGGTGGTCAGTGACTGGTGGCTGGTGGCAGTGCTGTATGCTGGTTGGCTGTGGTTGGACCGGGACACGCCCAGCTGCGGGGGTCGGAGGTCAGATTGGATGAGGAACTGGAGCGTCTGGAAGCATTTCAGAAACTACTTCCCTATCTCC CTGGTGAAGACGGTGGACCTGGACCCATCAtataacttcctgtttgggtTCCACCCCCATGGCGTCCTTGTGGCCGGGGCCTTTGGGAACTTCTGCACAGAAGCTTCCGGGTTCTCCTCGCTGTTCCCCGGGCTGCGCCCACACCTGCTCATGCTGCCCTTCTGGTTCAGGGTCCCCTTCTTCAGGGACTACATcatgggtggag ggctggtGTCCAGTGAGAAGGCCAGTGCGTCCTACCTGCTGTCCAGGCCAGGAGGGGGCAGTGTGGCGGTGCTGGCTGTAGGGGGCGCGCCAGAGTCCCTGGAGGCTCGGCCAGGAGCCCTCAGGCTGCAGATACGCAACCGCAAGGGTTTCATCAAGCTGGCCCTGAAGCATGG ggcCCAGCTGGTCCCCGTGTTCTCCTTCGGTGAGAACGAGCTGTTTGACCAGATGCCCAACCCAGCCGGCTCCCCACTGAGACACCTGCAGGAGTGGCTGCAGGGCATCATGGGAGTAGCTCTGCCGCTGTTCCACGCCCGTGGAGTGTTCCAGTACAACTACGGGCTCATGCCATACAGACAGCCCATACACACC TTGGCGCCCCCATCCGAGTGGAGCAGACAGCAAGTCCCAGCTGTGAGGACATCGAGCGTCTCCACTCCAGATACCTGCAGGAGCTCAGCCAGCTGTTTGAGGAGCACAAGATTCACTACAGCATCCCTGCTGACCAGCACCTGCTGTTCAtctagactcacacacacacacac ctgctgttcatctagactcacacacacacacacctgctgttcatctagactcacacacacacac ctgctgttcatctag